One part of the Drosophila teissieri strain GT53w chromosome 3R, Prin_Dtei_1.1, whole genome shotgun sequence genome encodes these proteins:
- the LOC122621046 gene encoding uncharacterized protein LOC122621046: MQSSTFLMAILVVALVMLFSTPAAEGTFLLIACMLRSPLCPWITTASTTTKTTTA; this comes from the coding sequence ATGCAGTCTTCCACTTTCCTGATGGCCATCCTGGTGGTTGCCCTGGTAATGTTGTTCAGCACTCCGGCAGCTGAGGGCACCTTCCTCCTGATTGCATGCATGTTGCGTTCACCGCTTTGCCCGTGGATTACCACCgcatccaccaccaccaagaCCACCACtgcctaa